Proteins co-encoded in one Pseudomonas fluorescens genomic window:
- the rlmD gene encoding 23S rRNA (uracil(1939)-C(5))-methyltransferase RlmD — protein MAKHERGLRFQPTGGSKAPQIPTGKKQRLSIERLANDGRGIAFFEGKTWFVLGALAGEEVEARVLGAHGKVVEARTERVFSASELRRPAPCQHAGRCGGCSVQHLPHNEQLALKQRMLAEQLSRVAGVEPEEWAAPLTGPEFGYRRRARIAVRWDSKARKLEVGFRAAGSQDIVAINECPVLVQPLQPIMTRLPEMLRRLSKPQALGHVELFSGSSLAVLLRHMAPLSEADLTILKDFCVFHEAQLWLHGENGPQPVDATQSLGYRLEQWDLELAWRPGDFIQVNAGVNEGMVAQALQWLKPTADERVLDLFCGLGNFALPLAKIVREVVAVEGVQTMVDRAAANAASNNLHNTKFFQADLSQPLTDAEWIGNGFSAVLLDPPRDGAFEVVRKLATLGAERLVYVSCNPATLARDTVELIKQGYRLKRAGILDMFPQTAHVEAMALFEASQDGSSDPTDRPVQHLS, from the coding sequence ATGGCCAAGCATGAGAGAGGCCTGCGCTTTCAGCCCACCGGTGGCAGCAAGGCCCCGCAAATCCCGACCGGCAAAAAGCAGCGCCTGAGCATCGAGCGCCTGGCCAATGACGGTCGCGGTATCGCGTTTTTTGAAGGCAAAACCTGGTTCGTCCTCGGCGCTCTCGCCGGCGAAGAGGTCGAAGCGCGGGTGCTCGGCGCCCACGGCAAAGTGGTCGAGGCGCGTACCGAACGCGTGTTCAGCGCCAGTGAGTTGCGTCGTCCCGCACCGTGCCAGCACGCCGGCCGCTGTGGCGGTTGCAGTGTTCAGCATCTGCCCCACAACGAACAGCTTGCCCTGAAACAGCGCATGCTCGCCGAGCAGTTGTCGCGAGTCGCCGGTGTTGAACCCGAGGAATGGGCCGCACCCTTGACCGGTCCGGAATTCGGCTACCGTCGTCGCGCCCGGATCGCTGTGCGCTGGGACAGCAAAGCCAGGAAGCTCGAAGTGGGTTTCCGTGCCGCCGGGAGCCAGGACATCGTCGCGATCAACGAATGCCCGGTGCTGGTACAGCCCTTGCAGCCGATCATGACCCGCTTGCCGGAGATGCTCCGTCGCCTGAGCAAACCGCAGGCGCTGGGGCATGTGGAATTATTCAGTGGCTCGTCCCTGGCCGTTCTGCTGCGTCACATGGCGCCGTTGTCCGAGGCCGACCTGACGATCCTCAAGGATTTCTGCGTGTTCCATGAAGCGCAGTTGTGGCTGCACGGCGAAAACGGGCCGCAACCAGTTGATGCCACGCAGTCGCTGGGCTATCGCCTGGAACAGTGGGATCTGGAGCTGGCCTGGCGACCGGGGGATTTCATCCAGGTCAATGCCGGCGTCAACGAAGGCATGGTTGCCCAGGCGCTGCAGTGGTTGAAACCAACCGCCGATGAGCGCGTGCTCGATCTGTTCTGTGGTCTGGGCAACTTTGCCCTGCCGCTGGCCAAAATCGTGCGCGAAGTGGTGGCGGTCGAGGGCGTGCAGACGATGGTCGATCGCGCCGCAGCCAATGCCGCTAGTAACAATTTGCATAACACAAAGTTTTTTCAAGCCGATTTATCCCAGCCTTTGACCGATGCCGAGTGGATCGGAAACGGCTTTTCTGCGGTACTCTTGGACCCACCGCGTGACGGTGCTTTCGAGGTGGTGCGCAAGCTAGCGACACTGGGTGCCGAGCGGTTGGTGTATGTGTCGTGCAACCCTGCAACTCTGGCGCGCGATACGGTCGAATTGATCAAGCAGGGCTACCGGTTAAAACGTGCCGGGATTCTCGATATGTTTCCTCAGACGGCACATGTCGAGGCCATGGCGTTATTTGAAGCGAGCCAGGATGGCTCGTCTGATCCGACTGATCGGCCCGTGCAGCACTTGTCTTAG